From Paraburkholderia sprentiae WSM5005:
CTCAGACGGGCCGCGACTTTCTCGACGTACGCGTGATGCCGGGCTTCGAGCGGCGCGCCGAGTTCCCGTGCAAGCAGATAGCGGATCAGCGCAATGCGCCGATGACGCAGCGCGATACTCTGATCGAGTAGCGCGAGCGCCGCGCCCGCATCGCGCTCGTCGCACGCGCGCGCCGTGAGACGGGAGGTGGCCGCGCGGGTCGACGTCATGGCGAGAGCAGCGAAGCGAGCCGCGCATCGCTCAGCACATCAACGGCTCGGCGGCGTCGAGCATGATCCTGACGAAGTAGTCCGCGAAGCTGCGGCGCACGACGATGTCGAAACTGTCGGCGCCCGTGGGCAGCAACGTGATCGACGCCTTGAAGTAATGGCTCTGCGCGCACTGCCCCACGCCGAACCGTTTCGGATGCAGATCGAGTGGACAGCCGCGCGCGAGCACGTCGCGCGTGCGGGTGCCGCTGATTTCGAGCACCGTGCTGCCGCTGCCGACATCGACCGCGGATGCGAACACGCCCGCGAACGCCGCGCCGAGCTTGGCCTGCAACGGCGCGGTACGGGTTGCGTCGTGTGCGGCTTCGGAACGCACGAGCCATTCGTCCGGGCCGAGCCACACCATGTCGTAGCCGTTGCCGCGCGCGATCGTGTTCGCCTGTTCCGGCGGTTTGCAGCCGATCACCTGTTCGACCGCGCGGACGAACGCCGCGTCGCGGGTGTCGCCGCGCACGTTCACGAGTTCCAGAAACGGCCGCTCGCCGAGCCGGAACGCAGCGCTCGCGCCTGCCTGATGCTGCTTGAGCAACGCAGCAACGCCCACCAGCGGCGACTCCTGCCATACGCCGCTTGGCCGCCCGGGCGTGCGGGCCACGACCGGCACTGTCCCGCCTGTTTCATTCCACATGTTGACGTGCTCCTTCGCTGTCGTAGAACACCGGACTCGCGATTTTCGCCGCGATCTGTTTGCCGCTCGCGAGCGGAATCGTGACGGTCGTGCCGATCTTGTCGAGACCGCCCTTGACGACCGCCATCGCGATCGAGCGCTTGAGGATCGGGCTGTAATAGCTCGACGTGACGTGTCCCAACATCGGCGCGGTATCGCCCTGAAACGGACCCGCGACGATCTGCGAGCCTTCGGGGATCACGAACGACGCATCGTCCGCGAGCAGCCCGACCAGTTGCTTGCGCCCCGCTTTCGCGGTGTCCGAGCGGGCGAGCGAGCGCTTGCCGAGAAAATCTTTCGACTTCGCGACGAGCCCGCTCATGCCGATGTCGTGCGGCGTCATCGAGCCGTCCGTATCCTGGCCGACGATGATGTAGCCCTTCTCCGCGCGCAGCACGTGCATCGTCTCGGTGCCGTACGGCGTGATGTCGAACTCCGCGCCCGCGGCCATCAACGCTTCCCACACCGCGCGCCCGACGTTCGCCGGCACGTTCACTTCATACGCGAGTTCGCCCGAGAAGCTGATGCGCATTACGCGCGCCGCCGCCCCCGCCACGGTGCCTTCGCGATATGTCATGAACGGGAACGCCGCATTCGCGAAGTCGATGTCGTCACAGACCTTTTGCAGCAGCTTGCGGCTCATCGGCCCGACCACCGCGAACGTCGCCCAGTGATCGGTGACCGACGCGAGCCGCACGCGCATATCGGGCCATTCGGTTTGCAGCCAGCGTTCGAGCCACGTGAGCACGCGCGCCGCGCCGCCGGTGGTGGTCGTCATCATGTAATGCTGCTCGGCGAGGCGCACGGTGACGCCATCGTCGAAGATCATGCCGTTTTCGTCGAGCATCAAACCGTAGCGGCACTTGCCGACTTCGAGCTTGGTCCACGGATTCGTGTACACCCAGTTCAGCAGCTTCGCGGCGTCGGGGCCCTGAATGTCGATCTTGCCGAGCGTCGACGCATCGAGAATGCCGACGCTCGTGCGCACCGCGAGCGCTTCGCGCGCCACCGCCGCGTGCAGGTCTTCGCCCGCCTTCGGGTAGTACCACGGACGCTTCCAGTTGCCGACGTCCTCGAACGCGGCGCCGTTTTCCACATGCCATTCGTGCACCGCGGTCTTGCGCACCGGATCGAGCCATTCGCCCAGTTCGCGGCCGGCGAAGGTGCCGAACGTGACCGGCGTGTAGTTCGGCCGGAACGTCGTGGTGCCGGTCTCGGGAATGGTCTTGCCGAGCGCCTGCGCGAGAATCGCCATGCCGTTGATGTTGCCGAGTTTGCCCTGGTCGGTGCCGAAGCCCATCGCGGTGTAGCGCTTCACGTGTTCGACGGATTCGAAACCTTCACGTGCGGCGAGGAAGATGTCGGCGGCCGCCACGTCGTTCTGGAAATCGACGAACTGCTTGGGCCCGCGCGTGGCCAGCTCACGTCCGCCGACGAGCCACAGCGGTTCCAGCTTCGTTTCGCTCAACTCGGCGATCTGCACCGGGTTCGGCCGCACGGCGACGTACCCGGCCGCGCGCGCCGCTTCGACGCCGGCGTCGAACGCGAAGCGGATGCCCTGGCCAAGCGTGAAGTCGCCCGCGCAGGCGCCGACGCTGGTTTCCGGCTGGAGCGCCTTGCCCGGCACGAAGCAAGCCTTGTCGTCATGCCAATGCGCCTTGCCGCCGGACTGCGCGAACAGATGCAGCACCGGGCTCCAGCCGCCCGACATCGCGAGCAGATCGCACGGCAGCTCGCCCTGCTGCGCGGCGAGCCGCCCTTTTTCATACGAGGCGATCGCCACCGACGCGACGCGCAGCTTGCCGCGCGCCGCCGTGACGACCGTGCCGTTCAGTACCTTGATGCCATGGCGGCGCGCGAGCACGGGCAGCGTGCCCTTCGATTCGCCCGCGCGCGGATCGATCACGCTCACCTGGGCGCCGGCCGCTTTCAGGTCGAGCGCGCATTGATAGCCGTCATCGTTGTTCGTGAACACGACCGCGTTGCGCCCCGGCAGCACCGCGTAGCGATGCAGATAGGTCGACACCGCCGACGCGAGCATCACGCCTGGCAAATCGTTATTGCCGAACACGATCGGCCGCTCATGGGCGCCGGTCGCGAGGATCACGCGTTTCGCGCGGATTTTCCACAACAGTTCGCGCGTGCCTTTGCGTTGCGACACGGGCAGATGATCGGTCAGACGCTGCGTGACCGTGACGAGATTGTGGTCCTGATAGCCGAACGCGGTGCTGCGGCTCAGGATCTTCACGTCGGGCAATTGCCGCAGTTCGTCCTCGATTTTCTGCACCCACTGCAGCGCGGGCTTGCCGTCGATCTCCGCGCCGCAGGACAGCAGCGTGCCGCCGAGCTCGGGCTGATCGTCGACGAGCGTCACGCGCGCACCGGACAAGGCCGCCGCGTGCGCGGCCGCGAGCCCGGTCGGGCCGCCGCCGACCACCAGCACGTCACAATGCGCGAAGCACTTGTCGTAGCGGTCGGCGTCGCGCTGTGACGGCGCGGTGCCGAGGCCGGCCGCATCGCGAATCGCTTCCTCGTACTTCGGCCACAATTTACGCGGCCACATGAAGGTCTTGTAGTAGAAGCCCGCCGGAATGAAGCGCGCGATCTTCTGGTTGATCGCCATGCGGTCCTTCTCGATGCTCGGCTTCGCGTTCACGCTGCTCGCGACGAGCCCCTGGTACAACTCGACCTCGGTGGCCCGCGCGTTCGGCACCGTGTAGGCGCCGGTCTCGAGCTGCACGATCGCGTTCGGCTCCTCGACGCCCGCGGTCACGATGCCGCGCGGCCGATGATATTTCCAGCTGCGCGCGACGAAATGCACGCCGTTGGCGAGCAGTGCCGAGGCGAGCGTATCGCCCTGATAGCCCTGGTATTCGACGCCGTTGAACGTGAAGCTGAGCGCAATCGCGCGGTTGATGCGGCCGCCGGTCGGGAGTCGGTCTTTCTGGCTCATGATGCGTTGCCCTCTTGTGCTTTTACGTCGGCGTTGCCTGCCTGTGCGTCGCGACCGTCCAGCGCCAGCAACGGACGCTCGAACGTTTCGTAGCCCTGGAACGCGTAGCTGACGGTGTCGCGCTGCGCCTTGAACCAGCGGCGGCAGCCTTGCGCGTGCAGCCACTGCTCGCGATGCACGCCGCGCGGGTTCTTGCGCATGAACAGATAGTCGCCCCATTCCTTGTCGGTGAGCGTGTCGGTGTCGAGCGGGCGGGCAATGTCCGCCTCGCCGCCGCAGGAGAATTCGGTTTCGGCGCGGGGACCGCACCACGGGCATTCGATCAGCAACATCTGTGTCTCCTTGTCGACTAGTGGGCCACGGCGGCAGCGCCATGCTCATCGATCAGATGACCGGTATAGAACCGATCCAGCGAGAACGGCGCATTCAACGGATGCGGTTCGTCCTGCGCGATCGTGTGCGCAAAGACCCACCCCGAGCCGGGCGTCGCCTTGAAGCCGCCCGTCCCCCACCCGCAATTGAAATACAGCCCCTTCACGTCGGTCTTGCTGATGATCGGACACGCGTCCGGCGACACATCGACGATGCCGCCCCACTGCCGGTTCATCCGCACGCGAGAAAACACCGGGAACATTTCGACGATCGCCTCGAGCGTGCCCTCGATGATCTGGAAGCTGCCGCGCTGCCCAAACCCCGTGTACTGATCGACGCCCGCGCCGATCACGAGATCGCCCTTGTCGGACTGGCTGATATACGCGTGGACTGCGTTCGACATCACGACCGTGTTGACGACCGGCTTGATCGGCTCCGACACCAGCGCCTGCAACGGATGGCTTTCGAGCGGCAGCCGCACGCCGGCCATATCGGCGAGCGTCGAGGTGTTGCCGGCCGCGACCACAGCGACCTTCTTTGCCTTGATGAAGCCTTTCGTCGTGTCGACGCCCGTCACCTGGCCGCCATCGCGACGAATGCCGACGACCTGGCAGTTCTGCACGATATCGACGCCGGCCTGGTCCGCGCCGCGCGCGAAACCCCAGGCCACCGCATCGTGCCGCGCAACGCCGCCGCGCCGCTGGATCGATGCGCCGAGCACCGGGTAGCGACTGTTCAGATTGATGGTCGGCTCGAGTTCCTTGATCTGGGCGGGCGTGAGGAATTCGGCGTCGACGCCGTTCAGGCGGTTCGCGTTGACGCGGCGTTCGGTGTCGCGCACATCTTGCAGCGTATGCGCGAGATTCATCACGCCGCGCTGGCTGAACATCACGTTGTAGTTCAGATCCTGCGCGAGCCCTTCCCACAGCTTCATCGCTTTCTCATAGAGCGCGGCGGATTCGTCCCACAGATAGTTCGAACGCACGATCGTCGTATTGCGCGCGGTATTGCCGCCGCCGATCCAGTTCTTCTCGAGCACCGCGATATTGCGCACGCCGTGCTCCTTCGCGAGGTAGTACGCGGTCGCAAGACCGTGCCCCCCACCGCCGACGATCACGACGTCGTACTCACGTTTGGGCTCGGGGCTGCGCCATTGCCGCTCCCAGTTCTCGTGATACGACATCCCGTTGCGCAGCAGGCTGAATATCGAATAGCGGCTCATCGTCGGTCCTTTGCGGTTTTGCTGAAGCTGTGCGGCTTCAACATTCGATGACGTTCACGGCGAGTCCACCGCGCGACGTCTCCTTGTATTTCGTCTTCATGTCGGCGCCGGTTTCGCGCATCGTGCGGATCACGCTGTCGAGCGACACCACGTGCTTGCCGTCGCCCTTCATCGCGAGGCGGGCCGCGTTGATCGCCTTGATCGCGCCCATCGCGTTGCGCTCGATGCACGGAATCTGCACGAGCCCGCCGACCGGATCGCACGTCATGCCGAGGTTGTGTTCCATGCCGATTTCGGCGGCGTTCTCGACCTGGGTGGGCGTGCCGCCCATCACGGCCGCGAGCGCCGCGGCGGCCATCGAGCAGGCCACCCCCACTTCGCCCTGGCAGCCGACTTCGGCGCCGGAGATCGACGCGGTTTCCTTGTAGATGATGCCGATCGCCGCGGCGGTCAGCAGGAACTCGACGATGCCCGCGTCGTTCGCCGCATGCATGAACTTCACGTAGTAATGCAGCACTGCCGGGATCACGCCGGCCGCGCCGTTGGTCGGCGCGGTGACCACCCGACCGCCCGCGGCGTTTTCCTCGTTGACCGCCATCGCGTACAGGTTGACCCAGTCGAGCATCGACAGCGGGTCGCGCAGCGATTCCTCCGAGTGGGCGCGCAGCCGCTCGCACAGCTCGGCCGCACGGCGCTTCACGTGCATCGGACCGGGCAGCTCGCCGCGCGCCTTGCAGCCGCGCTCGACGCACGCGGCCATCGTGCGCCAGATCGCCAGCAGGCCTTCGCGCACTTCGGACTCGGGCCGCGTCGCGGATTCGTTGCGCAACGTCACTTCGGCGATCGACAGACCGCTTTCGCGGCACACGCGCATCAGATCGTCGCCGGTGCGAAACGGATACGGCACCTCCGCGTGGCCGCGCTGTCCATTCACGCGATCGCCGTCGCGATTGACGACGAAGCCGCCGCCGATCGAGTAATACTCTTTCTCGACCAGCAACTGACCGTTTTCGTCGAAGGCCTGAAAGCGCATGCCGTTCGGATGCACGACGCCCGAGCCCGGTGCGCCCGGCATCAGCTTGCGGAAGAAGCCGACATGCTCGCGCTCGTCGAACCCGACCGGATGCTTGCCGAGCAGCACGAGCTGTTTGGTCTCGCGGATCGCGCGCAGCCGCGGCTCGATCAGGTCCGGGTCGAGCCGGTCCGGCAGATTGCCTTCGAGGCCGAGCAGCACCGCCTTGTCGGTGCCGTGCCCCTTGCCCGTCGCGCCGAGCGAGCCGAACAGATCGGCTCTGACGCGACGCACGAAGCCGAGCAGGTTCGCGTCCTCGATATGCGACGCGAAGCGGCACGCGGCGATCATCGGCCCGACCGTGTGCGAGCTGGATGGACCGATGCCGATCTTGAACAGATCGAAGACGCTGACGTTCATGGCTAGCCTTGTGCGTTGGGCCTTGCGCGTTGCGATGACCGGAGCGTTTCGCGCTGACTGATGCGCCCGGATGGAATGTACGTATTGCACCGCACGGCGGGCCGGACCGATAGAATAAAAACGGCATCGCAGTGGGATGGCGTCGTCAAGCATCGCGACAGGCGCCCGATTGCGGCCGGCCATTCTTAAGGCCCGGGTGCTATGCTTGCCTTCACCCTTCGGTTCACGTTCGTTCCTCTTTCGCAGTGCCTTTCGCCGAACCGCCGCGCGCATGAATTCCGCTC
This genomic window contains:
- a CDS encoding sarcosine oxidase subunit gamma — its product is MWNETGGTVPVVARTPGRPSGVWQESPLVGVAALLKQHQAGASAAFRLGERPFLELVNVRGDTRDAAFVRAVEQVIGCKPPEQANTIARGNGYDMVWLGPDEWLVRSEAAHDATRTAPLQAKLGAAFAGVFASAVDVGSGSTVLEISGTRTRDVLARGCPLDLHPKRFGVGQCAQSHYFKASITLLPTGADSFDIVVRRSFADYFVRIMLDAAEPLMC
- a CDS encoding sarcosine oxidase subunit alpha family protein, whose amino-acid sequence is MSQKDRLPTGGRINRAIALSFTFNGVEYQGYQGDTLASALLANGVHFVARSWKYHRPRGIVTAGVEEPNAIVQLETGAYTVPNARATEVELYQGLVASSVNAKPSIEKDRMAINQKIARFIPAGFYYKTFMWPRKLWPKYEEAIRDAAGLGTAPSQRDADRYDKCFAHCDVLVVGGGPTGLAAAHAAALSGARVTLVDDQPELGGTLLSCGAEIDGKPALQWVQKIEDELRQLPDVKILSRSTAFGYQDHNLVTVTQRLTDHLPVSQRKGTRELLWKIRAKRVILATGAHERPIVFGNNDLPGVMLASAVSTYLHRYAVLPGRNAVVFTNNDDGYQCALDLKAAGAQVSVIDPRAGESKGTLPVLARRHGIKVLNGTVVTAARGKLRVASVAIASYEKGRLAAQQGELPCDLLAMSGGWSPVLHLFAQSGGKAHWHDDKACFVPGKALQPETSVGACAGDFTLGQGIRFAFDAGVEAARAAGYVAVRPNPVQIAELSETKLEPLWLVGGRELATRGPKQFVDFQNDVAAADIFLAAREGFESVEHVKRYTAMGFGTDQGKLGNINGMAILAQALGKTIPETGTTTFRPNYTPVTFGTFAGRELGEWLDPVRKTAVHEWHVENGAAFEDVGNWKRPWYYPKAGEDLHAAVAREALAVRTSVGILDASTLGKIDIQGPDAAKLLNWVYTNPWTKLEVGKCRYGLMLDENGMIFDDGVTVRLAEQHYMMTTTTGGAARVLTWLERWLQTEWPDMRVRLASVTDHWATFAVVGPMSRKLLQKVCDDIDFANAAFPFMTYREGTVAGAAARVMRISFSGELAYEVNVPANVGRAVWEALMAAGAEFDITPYGTETMHVLRAEKGYIIVGQDTDGSMTPHDIGMSGLVAKSKDFLGKRSLARSDTAKAGRKQLVGLLADDASFVIPEGSQIVAGPFQGDTAPMLGHVTSSYYSPILKRSIAMAVVKGGLDKIGTTVTIPLASGKQIAAKIASPVFYDSEGARQHVE
- a CDS encoding sarcosine oxidase subunit delta; translated protein: MLLIECPWCGPRAETEFSCGGEADIARPLDTDTLTDKEWGDYLFMRKNPRGVHREQWLHAQGCRRWFKAQRDTVSYAFQGYETFERPLLALDGRDAQAGNADVKAQEGNAS
- a CDS encoding sarcosine oxidase subunit beta family protein; the protein is MSRYSIFSLLRNGMSYHENWERQWRSPEPKREYDVVIVGGGGHGLATAYYLAKEHGVRNIAVLEKNWIGGGNTARNTTIVRSNYLWDESAALYEKAMKLWEGLAQDLNYNVMFSQRGVMNLAHTLQDVRDTERRVNANRLNGVDAEFLTPAQIKELEPTINLNSRYPVLGASIQRRGGVARHDAVAWGFARGADQAGVDIVQNCQVVGIRRDGGQVTGVDTTKGFIKAKKVAVVAAGNTSTLADMAGVRLPLESHPLQALVSEPIKPVVNTVVMSNAVHAYISQSDKGDLVIGAGVDQYTGFGQRGSFQIIEGTLEAIVEMFPVFSRVRMNRQWGGIVDVSPDACPIISKTDVKGLYFNCGWGTGGFKATPGSGWVFAHTIAQDEPHPLNAPFSLDRFYTGHLIDEHGAAAVAH
- a CDS encoding L-serine ammonia-lyase, coding for MNVSVFDLFKIGIGPSSSHTVGPMIAACRFASHIEDANLLGFVRRVRADLFGSLGATGKGHGTDKAVLLGLEGNLPDRLDPDLIEPRLRAIRETKQLVLLGKHPVGFDEREHVGFFRKLMPGAPGSGVVHPNGMRFQAFDENGQLLVEKEYYSIGGGFVVNRDGDRVNGQRGHAEVPYPFRTGDDLMRVCRESGLSIAEVTLRNESATRPESEVREGLLAIWRTMAACVERGCKARGELPGPMHVKRRAAELCERLRAHSEESLRDPLSMLDWVNLYAMAVNEENAAGGRVVTAPTNGAAGVIPAVLHYYVKFMHAANDAGIVEFLLTAAAIGIIYKETASISGAEVGCQGEVGVACSMAAAALAAVMGGTPTQVENAAEIGMEHNLGMTCDPVGGLVQIPCIERNAMGAIKAINAARLAMKGDGKHVVSLDSVIRTMRETGADMKTKYKETSRGGLAVNVIEC